The Candidatus Eisenbacteria bacterium genome includes the window TGGGCCTGGAAGTGCGCCGCGCTCGCGTCCGCCGAGGTGAGCGAGTAGTACATCTTGTACAGGTGCTGCAGCCCGAGCGTGAGATAGAAGCTCAACGACGGCCATCCGCCCGTGTGGGGGTTGAGGTCGGTCGCCTTGGTGCCTCCCCGCCACATGAGCCACGCCCGCCCCATGGTCGTGCGGTCCGTTTCCTCGATGACCGAATCGTCGAGGACGTTGATCTTCAGCGAGGCGTCTGGCAGCCGGTCGTGAATTCCCCACAGGCGGATGGCGAGCGAGAGCGCCAGGAGGGCGAGCAACACCCAATCGGGCCGGATCGCCCCCGGCCATCGTCTGCGCCGGCGGCTCTGCGGATCGCCCGCCCTTTTGGCAGAGGGGGGTGTGTGCTTGGGGCGTTTGGAGGTGGGCCGCTTGTTTGCCATGAACGGGCTGGAAACCCCGACGAGTATAGGGATTAGACCGGTTGCTCCACAAGCCGCATGCCGTTTGGGCAATGACGCGCCCGTCGGCCTGCGCCTTCCGCGGGGGCCCTGCCTAAATCGGGCGACTCAAACGCGCCCGGGGCACCACGTTCGCGCCGGACTGCCTCCGGTCGCGAACCAACGGCACGGCAACTGCGTATATAGGGATACAAGGAGGGGGCGAAGAGTCAATCTTCTGCCCATTTGTCAATCATGCCAGAGACCAAGAGCAAGCCGAAAACCGAGTCACCATCGAAGACCCCTGGAACAAGAGGAGCCTCTAACATGAACGTGAAGCCTTTGGCCGATCGCATCCTCGTCCGCCGCCTCGAGGAGCCCGAAACGAAGCGCGGTGGGATCATCATTCCGGATACCGCCAAGGAAAAGCCGCAGCAGGCGGAAGTCGTGGCCACCGGCCCCGGGCGGCTGACCGATGACGGAAAGCGCATCGCTCTCGAGGTGAAGGCGGGCGACAAGATCCTCATGGGCAAATATTCCGGAACCGAAGTCAGGATCGACGGCAGCGAATACCTGATCATGCGCGAGGAGGACGTT containing:
- a CDS encoding co-chaperone GroES, with translation MNVKPLADRILVRRLEEPETKRGGIIIPDTAKEKPQQAEVVATGPGRLTDDGKRIALEVKAGDKILMGKYSGTEVRIDGSEYLIMREEDVLAIVG